The Bifidobacterium eulemuris genome includes a window with the following:
- the rplD gene encoding 50S ribosomal protein L4 produces the protein MANVTLNVTDAKGKASGTVEAPAELFGISAEDIQSHVPLVHQVVVAQLAAARQGTHSTKTRANVSGGGKKPWKQKGTGRARQGSTRAPQWYHGGVVFGPHPRKYDQRTPKKMKAAALRYVLSDRANAGRIAVVDFGITEPSTKAAVAALTPITENKFTTVVFTRDNINEWLSVRNIPTVHPIFVDQLNTYDVVTAQYVVFTKEALEAFVAAKTEPKEA, from the coding sequence ATGGCAAACGTTACTCTGAACGTCACCGACGCCAAGGGCAAGGCCTCCGGCACCGTTGAGGCGCCGGCCGAGCTGTTCGGCATCTCCGCCGAGGACATCCAGTCCCACGTGCCGCTGGTGCACCAGGTCGTCGTGGCCCAGCTGGCCGCGGCCCGTCAGGGCACCCACTCCACCAAGACCCGCGCCAATGTTTCCGGCGGCGGCAAGAAGCCGTGGAAGCAGAAGGGCACCGGTCGCGCCCGTCAGGGTTCGACCCGCGCTCCGCAGTGGTACCACGGTGGCGTCGTGTTCGGCCCGCACCCGCGCAAGTACGACCAGCGCACCCCGAAGAAGATGAAGGCCGCGGCCCTGCGCTACGTCCTCTCCGATCGCGCCAACGCCGGTCGCATCGCCGTCGTGGACTTCGGCATCACCGAGCCGTCCACCAAGGCCGCCGTCGCCGCGCTGACCCCGATCACCGAGAACAAGTTCACCACGGTGGTCTTCACTCGTGACAACATCAACGAGTGGCTGTCCGTGCGCAACATCCCGACCGTTCACCCGATTTTCGTTGATCAGCTCAATACGTACGACGTGGTCACCGCGCAGTACGTGGTCTTCACGAAGGAAGCCCTCGAGGCTTTCGTCGCCGCCAAGACCGAGCCGAAGGAGGCCTGA
- the rpsS gene encoding 30S ribosomal protein S19, producing the protein MTRSIKKGPFVDAHLQKKVDDQNEKGTHNVIKTWSRRSMITPDFIGHTFAVHDGRKHVPVFVTESMVGHKLGEFAPTKTFKGHVKDDKKSRR; encoded by the coding sequence ATGACTCGTAGCATCAAGAAGGGCCCCTTCGTCGACGCCCACTTGCAGAAGAAAGTCGACGATCAGAACGAGAAGGGCACGCACAACGTCATCAAGACGTGGTCGCGCCGTTCGATGATCACCCCGGACTTCATCGGACACACCTTCGCTGTTCATGACGGCCGCAAGCATGTTCCGGTGTTCGTCACCGAATCCATGGTTGGCCACAAGCTCGGTGAGTTCGCCCCCACGAAGACCTTCAAGGGTCACGTGAAGGACGACAAGAAGTCCCGCCGCTAA
- the rplC gene encoding 50S ribosomal protein L3, translating to MSQRADRKALLGKKLGMSQVWDENGFFVPVTLIDVSTNVVTAIKTDETDGYTAVQIGYGAIDPTKVTKPLAGHFAKAGVTPRRHLVEVREDNATEYEVGQELTAEVFDEGTEVDITGTTKGKGFAGTIKRWGFKSYRRTHGSHKNERRPGSVGACATPGRILKGKKMAGRMGHVTSTVQNLTIVSADVENGVIAVKGAVPGPKGGIVLVRSAVKGA from the coding sequence ATGTCGCAACGAGCAGATCGTAAGGCGCTGCTGGGCAAGAAGCTCGGCATGTCCCAGGTGTGGGATGAGAACGGCTTCTTCGTTCCCGTCACCCTGATCGACGTGTCCACCAACGTGGTCACCGCCATCAAGACCGATGAGACCGACGGTTACACCGCGGTGCAGATCGGCTATGGCGCGATCGACCCGACCAAGGTGACCAAGCCGCTGGCTGGCCACTTCGCCAAGGCTGGCGTCACCCCGCGCCGTCACCTCGTTGAGGTGCGCGAGGACAACGCCACCGAGTATGAGGTGGGCCAGGAGCTGACCGCCGAAGTGTTCGACGAGGGCACCGAGGTCGATATCACCGGCACCACCAAGGGCAAGGGCTTCGCCGGCACCATCAAGCGCTGGGGCTTCAAGTCCTACCGCCGTACCCACGGTTCGCACAAGAACGAACGTCGTCCCGGCTCCGTCGGCGCCTGCGCCACCCCGGGTCGCATTCTCAAGGGCAAGAAGATGGCCGGCCGTATGGGCCACGTCACCTCCACCGTGCAGAACCTCACCATCGTTTCCGCGGATGTTGAGAACGGTGTTATCGCTGTCAAGGGCGCCGTTCCCGGCCCCAAGGGCGGTATCGTTCTCGTCCGTTCGGCAGTGAAGGGAGCCTGA
- the rpsJ gene encoding 30S ribosomal protein S10 has product MAGQKIRIRLKSYDHEVIDQSAKKIVETVTNAGATVVGPVPLPTEKNVFCVIRSPHKYKDSREHFEMRTHKRLIDIVDPTPKAVDSLMHIDLPADVNIEIKL; this is encoded by the coding sequence ATGGCGGGACAGAAAATCCGCATCAGGCTTAAGTCCTATGACCACGAGGTCATCGACCAATCGGCGAAGAAGATCGTCGAAACGGTGACGAACGCGGGCGCAACTGTTGTTGGCCCCGTTCCGCTGCCGACCGAGAAGAACGTTTTCTGTGTTATCCGTTCTCCTCACAAGTACAAGGATTCTCGCGAGCATTTCGAGATGCGCACGCACAAGCGCCTCATCGACATCGTGGACCCGACCCCCAAGGCCGTGGATTCCCTGATGCACATTGATCTGCCCGCGGATGTCAACATCGAGATCAAGCTGTAA
- the rplW gene encoding 50S ribosomal protein L23: protein MVAIHKPAYDVILKPVVSEKSYAASDQGQYTFVVAPDANKVQIKQAIEEIFKVKVTKVNTLNRAGKRQRTRTGFGQRASQKRAIVTVAEGQTIDIFGN, encoded by the coding sequence ATGGTCGCTATTCACAAGCCCGCGTACGACGTGATTCTTAAGCCCGTCGTCTCCGAGAAGAGCTACGCCGCTTCCGACCAGGGACAGTACACCTTCGTGGTGGCCCCGGACGCGAACAAGGTGCAGATCAAGCAGGCAATCGAAGAGATCTTCAAGGTCAAGGTGACGAAGGTCAACACCCTCAACCGCGCCGGCAAGCGTCAGCGCACCCGCACCGGTTTCGGCCAGCGCGCTTCCCAGAAGCGTGCGATCGTGACCGTCGCCGAGGGCCAGACCATCGACATCTTTGGTAACTGA
- a CDS encoding ROK family transcriptional regulator, which translates to MKTASVAALKEQNRRAITDYLYRHHDVTKQTLERELELSLPTITANLRALEQEGLIVRGTPQESTGGRKAQTYEFSPTSHAAIGVAACAGGITMCAVDLRGNVIARRHKTTQYRDSDAYYRKLGAMVTEFADAVSKQGSAILGVAFSIQGIVSPDGRTITFGNIVGNTGLTLETLAQGVDYPALMIHDSDASAMAELWFDSTITDAVCVYLERRPGGAVIVGGQLYQGPNQCNGTIEHMRLVPGGEECYCGQRGCMDVYCSPETLMEDGESLPGFFSVLEQGERDHRERFDEWLGNVAQAVANIRAVLAGDIIIGGEAAQYLDDADIIDLKRRVDALSPFASERFELRKSSCADDQNIIGAALRFVQTYIDEICGE; encoded by the coding sequence ATGAAGACAGCATCCGTCGCCGCGCTGAAGGAACAGAACCGCCGCGCCATCACCGACTACCTCTACCGGCACCACGACGTCACCAAGCAGACGCTGGAACGCGAGCTGGAACTCAGTCTGCCGACCATCACCGCCAACCTGCGGGCCTTGGAGCAGGAGGGGCTGATCGTTCGCGGCACACCGCAGGAATCCACCGGCGGACGCAAGGCGCAGACCTACGAGTTCTCCCCCACATCCCACGCCGCCATCGGCGTGGCCGCCTGCGCCGGAGGCATCACCATGTGCGCCGTGGACCTGCGCGGCAACGTCATCGCCCGCAGACACAAAACCACCCAATACCGCGACAGCGACGCCTACTATCGCAAACTCGGCGCGATGGTCACCGAATTCGCCGACGCCGTGTCCAAACAGGGCAGCGCCATTCTCGGCGTCGCCTTCTCCATCCAAGGCATCGTCTCACCCGACGGACGGACCATCACCTTCGGCAATATCGTGGGAAACACCGGACTGACGCTGGAAACGCTGGCGCAGGGAGTGGACTATCCCGCGCTGATGATCCACGACTCGGACGCCTCCGCCATGGCCGAGCTATGGTTCGATTCCACCATCACCGACGCGGTCTGCGTGTATCTGGAACGCCGGCCGGGCGGCGCGGTGATCGTGGGCGGGCAACTCTACCAGGGGCCGAACCAATGCAACGGCACCATCGAACATATGCGCCTCGTGCCCGGCGGCGAGGAATGCTATTGCGGGCAGCGCGGATGCATGGACGTCTACTGCTCGCCGGAGACGCTGATGGAGGACGGCGAAAGCCTGCCGGGCTTCTTCAGCGTGCTGGAACAGGGCGAACGCGATCATCGCGAGCGCTTCGACGAATGGCTGGGCAATGTGGCGCAGGCGGTGGCGAATATCCGCGCCGTGCTCGCCGGCGACATCATCATCGGCGGCGAGGCGGCGCAGTATCTTGACGACGCGGACATCATCGACCTCAAACGCCGCGTGGACGCGCTCAGCCCCTTCGCCTCGGAGCGTTTCGAGCTGCGCAAAAGCAGCTGCGCCGATGACCAGAACATCATCGGCGCAGCCCTACGCTTCGTCCAAACCTATATCGACGAGATCTGCGGCGAGTAG
- the adhE gene encoding bifunctional acetaldehyde-CoA/alcohol dehydrogenase, protein MAEAKKNIEATKPSPEEKQAAAEAEVDALVKKGLKALEEFEKLDQEQVDRIVAKASIAALNKHLVLAKMAVDETGRGLVEDKATKNIFACEHVTNYLAGQKTVGIIREDDVMGIDEIAEPVGVVAGVTPVTNPTSTAIFKSLIALKTRCPIVFGFHPFAQKCSSEAARIVRDAAVEAGAPADCIQWIEHPSIEATGALMKHPGIATILATGGPGMVKAAYSSGKPALGVGAGNAPAYVDADVDIVRAANDLILSKHFDYGMICATEQAIIAHKDVYAPLVKELKRRKAYFVNDEEKAKLEQFMFGCTAFSGNKPVLNSKVPGKSPQWIARQSGFEIPADATILAAECKEVGENEPLTMEKLGPVQAVLKAKDKDEAFVMCEQMLVHGAGHTAAIHTNNQDLVREYGLRMHACRIIWNSPSSLGGVGDIYNAVAPSLTLGCGSYGGNSVSGNVQAVNLINVKRIARRNNNMQWFKIPPKTYFEPNSVKYLRDMYGIEKAVIVCDKVMEQLGIVDKIIDQLRARANRVTFRIIDYVEPEPSVETVEKGAEMMREEFEPDTIIAVGGGSPMDAAKIMWLLYEHPEISFSDVREKFFDIRKRAFKIPPLGKKAKLVCIPTSSGTGSEVTPFAVISDHKTGYKYPITDYALTPSVAIVDPVLARTQPRRLASDAGFDALTHSMEAYVSVYANDFTDGMALHAAKLIWDNLAESVNGEPGEDKTRAQEKMHNAATMAGMAFGSAFLGMCHGMSHTIGALCHIAHGRTNSILLPYVIRYNGSVPEEPTSWPKYNKYIAPERYQDIARNLGIDPGKTPAEAVENLAKAVEDYRDNKLGMNKSFQDCGVDEDYFWSVLDQIGMRAYEDQCAPANPRIPQIEDMKDIAIAAYYGVSQAEGHKLRVEREGEAATEEASER, encoded by the coding sequence GTGGCAGAAGCAAAGAAGAACATCGAGGCTACCAAGCCGAGCCCCGAAGAGAAGCAGGCCGCGGCCGAGGCCGAGGTCGACGCTCTCGTCAAGAAGGGCCTGAAGGCCCTTGAGGAGTTCGAGAAGCTGGATCAGGAGCAGGTCGACCGCATCGTCGCCAAGGCTTCGATCGCCGCTTTGAACAAGCATCTCGTGCTGGCGAAGATGGCCGTCGACGAGACCGGCCGCGGTCTTGTGGAAGACAAGGCCACCAAGAACATCTTCGCGTGCGAGCACGTCACCAACTACCTGGCCGGGCAGAAGACCGTCGGCATCATCCGCGAAGACGACGTCATGGGCATCGACGAGATCGCCGAGCCCGTGGGCGTGGTCGCGGGCGTGACCCCGGTCACCAACCCGACCTCCACCGCGATCTTCAAGTCGCTGATCGCCCTGAAGACCCGCTGTCCGATCGTGTTCGGCTTCCACCCCTTCGCCCAGAAGTGCTCCTCCGAGGCCGCGCGCATCGTGCGTGACGCGGCCGTCGAGGCCGGCGCTCCCGCGGACTGCATCCAGTGGATCGAGCATCCCTCCATCGAAGCGACCGGCGCGCTGATGAAGCACCCCGGCATCGCCACCATCCTGGCCACCGGCGGCCCGGGCATGGTCAAGGCCGCGTACTCCTCCGGCAAGCCCGCCCTCGGCGTGGGCGCCGGCAACGCCCCGGCCTACGTCGACGCGGACGTGGACATCGTGCGCGCCGCGAACGACCTGATCCTCTCCAAGCATTTCGACTACGGCATGATCTGCGCCACCGAGCAGGCCATCATCGCCCACAAGGACGTCTACGCGCCGCTGGTCAAGGAACTCAAGCGCCGTAAGGCCTACTTCGTGAACGACGAGGAGAAGGCCAAGCTCGAGCAGTTCATGTTCGGCTGCACCGCCTTCTCCGGCAACAAGCCGGTCCTCAACTCCAAGGTGCCGGGCAAGTCCCCGCAGTGGATCGCCCGCCAGTCCGGCTTCGAGATCCCGGCCGACGCGACCATTCTGGCCGCCGAATGCAAGGAAGTCGGCGAGAACGAGCCCCTGACCATGGAGAAGCTCGGCCCCGTGCAGGCCGTGCTCAAGGCCAAGGACAAGGACGAGGCCTTCGTGATGTGCGAGCAGATGCTCGTGCACGGCGCCGGCCACACCGCCGCCATCCACACCAACAACCAGGATCTGGTGCGTGAGTATGGCCTCAGGATGCACGCCTGCCGCATCATCTGGAACTCCCCGAGCTCCCTGGGTGGCGTGGGCGACATCTACAACGCGGTCGCCCCGTCCCTGACCCTGGGCTGCGGCTCCTACGGCGGCAACAGCGTGTCCGGCAACGTGCAGGCCGTGAATCTCATCAACGTCAAGCGCATCGCTCGGAGGAACAACAACATGCAGTGGTTCAAGATCCCGCCGAAGACCTACTTCGAGCCGAACTCCGTCAAGTACCTGCGCGACATGTACGGCATCGAGAAGGCCGTCATCGTGTGCGACAAGGTGATGGAGCAGCTCGGTATCGTCGATAAGATCATCGACCAGCTGCGCGCCCGCGCCAACCGCGTCACCTTCCGCATCATCGACTACGTCGAGCCGGAGCCCTCGGTCGAGACCGTCGAGAAGGGCGCCGAGATGATGCGCGAGGAGTTCGAGCCCGACACGATCATCGCGGTCGGCGGCGGCTCCCCGATGGACGCGGCCAAGATCATGTGGCTGCTCTACGAGCACCCGGAAATCTCCTTCTCCGACGTGCGCGAGAAGTTCTTCGACATCCGCAAGCGCGCGTTCAAGATCCCGCCGCTGGGCAAGAAGGCCAAGCTCGTGTGCATCCCGACCTCGTCGGGCACCGGCTCCGAGGTGACCCCGTTCGCCGTGATCTCCGACCACAAGACCGGCTACAAGTACCCGATCACCGATTACGCGCTGACCCCGTCGGTCGCCATCGTCGATCCGGTGCTGGCCCGCACCCAGCCGCGCCGCCTCGCCTCCGACGCCGGCTTCGACGCCCTGACCCACTCGATGGAAGCCTACGTGTCCGTGTACGCGAACGACTTCACCGATGGCATGGCGCTGCACGCGGCCAAGCTCATCTGGGACAACCTGGCCGAATCCGTCAACGGCGAGCCCGGTGAGGACAAGACCCGCGCCCAGGAGAAGATGCACAACGCCGCCACCATGGCCGGTATGGCCTTCGGCTCCGCGTTCCTCGGCATGTGCCACGGCATGAGCCACACCATCGGCGCGCTGTGCCACATCGCCCACGGCCGCACCAACTCCATCCTGCTGCCGTACGTGATCCGTTACAACGGATCCGTTCCGGAGGAGCCCACCTCCTGGCCGAAGTACAACAAGTACATCGCCCCGGAGCGCTACCAGGACATCGCCCGCAACCTCGGCATCGACCCGGGCAAGACCCCGGCCGAAGCCGTCGAGAACCTGGCGAAGGCCGTCGAGGACTACCGCGACAACAAGCTCGGCATGAACAAGAGCTTCCAGGACTGCGGTGTGGACGAGGACTACTTCTGGAGCGTGCTCGACCAGATCGGCATGCGCGCCTACGAGGACCAGTGCGCCCCCGCGAACCCGCGCATCCCGCAGATCGAGGACATGAAGGACATCGCCATCGCCGCCTACTACGGCGTCAGCCAGGCCGAAGGCCACAAGCTGCGCGTCGAGCGCGAAGGCGAAGCCGCCACGGAGGAAGCCTCCGAGCGGTGA
- the rplB gene encoding 50S ribosomal protein L2: MAIRVYKPTTAGRRNASVSDFSELTRSTPEKSLVRKLSKTGGRNSYGRMTSRHRGGGHKRQYRLIDFKRWDKDGVPAKVAEIEYDPNRSARIALLHYADGEKRYIIAPKGIKQGDVIETGAQADIKPGNNLPLRNIPTGTVVHAIELRPLGGAKIARSAGTSVQLVAKDGNLAQLRMPSGEIRNVDARCRATVGEVGNEEHANVQLGKAGRARWMGKRPITRGESMNPVDHPHGGRTRGGKPPVSPWGKGEVRTRRPKKASNKMIVRRRPNGKNRK, translated from the coding sequence ATGGCTATCCGCGTTTATAAGCCGACGACTGCAGGCCGCCGCAACGCGTCCGTCTCGGATTTCTCCGAGCTCACGCGTTCCACGCCTGAGAAGTCGCTGGTTCGCAAGCTGTCCAAGACCGGCGGTCGCAACTCCTACGGCCGTATGACCTCCCGCCATCGCGGCGGCGGTCACAAGCGCCAGTACCGTCTCATCGACTTCAAGCGTTGGGACAAGGACGGCGTGCCCGCCAAGGTCGCCGAGATCGAATACGATCCGAACCGCTCCGCCCGTATCGCCCTCCTGCACTACGCCGATGGCGAGAAGCGCTACATCATCGCGCCGAAGGGCATCAAGCAGGGCGACGTCATCGAGACCGGCGCCCAGGCCGACATCAAGCCGGGCAACAACCTGCCGCTGCGCAACATCCCGACCGGTACCGTCGTGCACGCGATCGAGCTCCGCCCGCTGGGTGGCGCCAAGATCGCCCGCTCCGCCGGCACCTCCGTGCAGCTCGTCGCCAAGGACGGAAACCTCGCCCAGCTGCGTATGCCGTCCGGCGAAATCCGCAACGTCGACGCGCGCTGCCGCGCCACCGTCGGTGAGGTCGGCAACGAAGAGCACGCCAACGTGCAGCTCGGCAAGGCCGGTCGCGCCCGTTGGATGGGCAAGCGCCCGATCACCCGTGGTGAGTCCATGAACCCGGTCGACCACCCGCACGGCGGTCGTACCCGCGGCGGCAAGCCGCCGGTCTCCCCGTGGGGCAAGGGCGAAGTCCGCACTCGTCGTCCGAAGAAGGCTTCGAACAAGATGATTGTTCGTCGTCGTCCGAATGGCAAGAACCGCAAGTAA